TAAAACATCTGTTCTATATCTGCAGTGATGGCGTAGGCATCCTTCCTGAAGCGAATCAATATCGATAGCAAACTGTTAGTGAGGTTCGGTCCAGACATGAGCATACTGTTGAGCGAAACACCTTGATAGATAGCCGAAGAGTCGAAAACGCCACGGATCTTTTCCGGCTTCTTGGGATGGTATACCCCGAATATGGGTAAATACCACATCTCTCCTGATGAAGGTGGGGCCACTTCTGCCGCTCCGGAATCCAGGACTTTTTCCATAAACTTAACAAAATGCTCACACTTGGTAGTATTCTTTTTCAGGTTAGCATCGAGAATAGTTGCTCTTTTCCATGCTAATTTTCTGTTATTGGGCATCTTAAGCCTAGGATTACGAAAAGGTAAGGGGGCAGTCCAGAAACCGTTGTCGTCCATATGACATTCCTCTTTCATGATGTTGATAAATTCCCTGTCCTCTACTGAATACCCAACTTTTTCGTCGTCTTTAGTCTTGGCGAAGACCGTATCCGTCTGTTGGCTTTCCTTTACTGCCATGTACGACTCACAAGGTTGGAATATAGTTCCTCTTCCGCTTActattgatgttttatacacGGTCACGGAGTCAGGGGGATGTACTTTTCCCAGACAAACATCGCCTACGACAACCCATCCAAGGCTTAATTTCTGTGCAAAGGCTGATCCTCTAGGTCCCACTATCTGTTCATGAACATGATGAACATCAGGTACATCTCTACCGATCAGAAGTCCCATGAAGCATTCCGGTCTGTAGGGTGGAATCTCATCTTTTAAAACTCTGAGATGTTCCTGGTGGGCGACCACCTCTGGCGTAGCCGTCTCTGTAATATCTTGAGGTATATCGCACTCAATCACTGTCGGAAGAACATGCTGAGAAGAACCATCCATAGCACGGACCACCAAGCCATCAACTCTTCTTCCTGATGTCTGATAAGTGCCAGCACACGACGAAATGGTAAAGCGTATCTCGTCTCCAGCAATACCCAAGGCATCGAGAAGTTCCGAACTCGCTAATGTGCGGTTGCTTTGATCGTCCAAAACAGCGTAAACAGTGATTGACTTTCCAGGTTGTCCTTCAGGATATATGTCGACTAAGAGCGTCTTGGCGCATGATCTACCGCTGACCCCTTCTCCACAGATAGCTGTACATTTATTGGTGACTTTTTCAGCCTGCTCCCCGCCTTGAGGTTTTGGACTTCTTGGTTTATCAGATGTGTTGATAGGATCATGAAGAGCTGTAGAATGTCTTGTGCTGCCACATTCATTACAGTTTATAGTCGCAGTACATTTCCGTGCCATATGCGAAGTAGACTTACAGCATTTAAAACACATCTTATAATCCTTCAAAAGTTGTCTCCTCTCTACAATGTTCTTTCTAAGGAAATTTCTACATTCATTGAGCGAGTGAGAATTTGATTCATGAAGGGGACACTTGACTTCTTTTCTTTCCGTATCCACTTCTGTCTTCTTTACGAACACTTTGTCTTGTCTCTTATTCTGTGTTCCAGAAGGCTTAACTTCTTCTGTAGTAGCATGTATGTCGAAACTTGGGTCGTTTAAAGTAGAACTCATTTCCTGGATAAATCTTACAAAGTAAGAAAATGGAGGGAAAAgtttcttgttttcaattttgtatcTTGAAGCTCTAGTAAACCACTTGTTCTGCAGATGGGATGGAAGCTTAGCTACAATAGGATTCACTCCCCAAGACGTGTCGTAAAAGGATAACATCTGTTTGTATCTCTCATCTTCCTTGACGCTTTCAATCTCTGAAAGAATATCCCCAAGGTCGTACAATCTCTTAGAATCCTTGGGACTTATGGCAGGAAAATTCTTGATTTTCTTACGTAGTGTACTTTCCACTAACTCAGGAGCTCCATACCGCTCATCAAGACGACTCCATATCCTCTTAAGACCACCAGCAGGATTGTGCGCGTTTGCTGCTCTCATATTCATAGCTTGTCTTGAGGATTCTGGCCCCAGCCAGTTAGTCAACAAAGCCATCTCCTCATCTGGTGTGGCCTTCAGTTCAGAAAGGACGTTTTTGAACGAGGTTTtccatacaccatatataccagGATCATCAGTAAACTTAGTGAAACGAGATGATATGAGGTCTTTCTTAAGAAGGTAGTTCGTGAAATCTCCAAACATAGCATTAGCTGAGGAGGGATCTAAAGGTGGAGTCTGCGGTCTGTGAGTGGTCGTAGGAGGAGCTGTATAATCTGGTTGTTCCCCTATCGACGAATAAGAATGTGCGTGACTATGATTCCGATCAGGGGACTGAAAATCTTTCGCTTGATCTATATAAGTCTCGAAGCTGCCATTGTTCTCAATCACATATTGTCTAGTCCTTTCAACTGGATCTTCCTCTGGTACCTTGAGAGATTCTCTTGACGCCCTCCATTCATCCTTGATTATCAAGTTATCATATACGGTGGCCTCTGCTTCAGCTTCCGCACATAATTTCTCTTCCTTAATAAGCTCTAAATCTACATCGATTTCTTCTCTCTCCCTCTCTGTTTTGGCACGAGCCCAGGAATCTCTCTCAGCTAAGAGCGCTTTCTTTCGTTTGAGTTCCGCCTCTTTCTGGACAAAAACAAGCCTTGCTTTAGCTGCCTCTGCTTTAGCCTTCATCCTTGTTGATTCTGAAGACTGGTTCGAAGCTCTGGACTTTGCAGATTTTGACGACCTAATTTCGTGTACGTTTAAACTCCTGGTATCAATCTGTTGAAGAACATCCTTCACAAAGATATCGTTTTCTTTATCATACTTTAAAAGTTCATCATAAAATGATATACTGTCTTTTGTCCTCATATCCTGCAGGTACCCTGCGTAATCTCGCGACACTAGACGGTATTCCCCATACGACAAACACAACTCATGATCCGATTTCTTCAGAGCATCGATAGTATCTGCACACTTAGCAGCTTGGTCCATTTTCGACTTAACTGCCTCCCATCTTCCATAAAACTTGGATTTAAACCGCTGAACTCGCACTTGGAATTCTTCCATGGCTACATCCGTCAGGCTTCTTAAACGAGCTGGATATCTGTCATCAGCTCGCTCCAAACCTATCTCGTCGTCTATATGGCTTTGGGAATTCAACATAGCTGCAAGATCTTACCTTACCAATGCTCTGGCCGAAGTGTCGTGTCTCATTCTAGCCCACTGTCCCAGCTTCTTACTGTTCTGCCCCTCATCTCTCGTGCGTTACGAATAAGACTGGCAGACAGAAAACGGGTACcatcaatgtttattttaaccATCAACTGTAGCACCGTAAGAACTGCAATGATACAAGCAAAACAGTtcttacaaatatagtacataATAATGTGATAaccctacatgtacattaatatcATACAAAACTGTTCTATGAACCTGCAATTAGATACATTGAATAGTATCATTTCTGTAGCATATCATCTTATTTCAACTTGCTCTTTATAatgatgtacataatgtaatactacataatgtaatacattatgTTATTTAGTATCTAATTTACAAAAAACCTAGTGTGTAATATGTAACCAATCAACATGGACTATTGTTGTCGATATAAGTTCATACATCAAGATCATCATGAAAATATCGACATACAATtattagaattattttaaaatgtaaaaggtCTCTGCATCATTCTTTCCTTAACCGAATTATTGGTCAATACAGTTAATACTGCCTAAATACATGAAATACTGTCGAATAACCTGACAATAACACTAAACTGTAGTTACTTAATAATACAGACATACTTCAATGAAATTCATGAATAGCATATTAGCATATGCATTTAAACagaatttactgtataaacTTACGCTGTAGGGACACCCAGCTGGGCATTCATGCTCTCACGACACACGTAACATAAGACTGGATATATTAATACTCTCAACGAGATTCACTGCAAGAACACAAAAACTTACTATCAGTTACGTACAGAACGATAAAACCATATTCTCTATAACCTGACAGTGCTAGATTTGTACCATACAGAACGATGGAACCATATTCTGCACGAAATAACAATACTGGATTCATACCATACAAATCACATTGTTCATTGCTATATATTGTACCGGGTGTCAGACACAGATGTAAATATGATTTCAATCACGAAAAACTTATGAACAACATTTCACAATAAAAATGACTAACTAGCACGTAAACTAATATTTATGGTATTCTGATGACACGATTGACGTTaatcaatgtaattttataaacaCACCTCATGAACAATTGACTTGGCGAGAGCTTGgtaataattaacatgaaaGTATAACTCGTCAATCATAGGACATTGAACTTATCCGATTATCTGACACTTtctaaacaaacaaacttcaTTTATCAACTTTTTTCATCTAAATCTCGTATATACAATATCCACGATATATAGGattatctttcaaatacaatgataattataaatgtgTGGTATTTAACACCAGAAACTTACAAAAGACGTAAAATTCGTGTCGTCTGCTAAAGAACACAACGCTGTGAAAAACTACGCAAAAAGTGGT
The sequence above is drawn from the Pecten maximus chromosome 9, xPecMax1.1, whole genome shotgun sequence genome and encodes:
- the LOC117333953 gene encoding uncharacterized protein LOC117333953 is translated as MLNSQSHIDDEIGLERADDRYPARLRSLTDVAMEEFQVRVQRFKSKFYGRWEAVKSKMDQAAKCADTIDALKKSDHELCLSYGEYRLVSRDYAGYLQDMRTKDSISFYDELLKYDKENDIFVKDVLQQIDTRSLNVHEIRSSKSAKSRASNQSSESTRMKAKAEAAKARLVFVQKEAELKRKKALLAERDSWARAKTEREREEIDVDLELIKEEKLCAEAEAEATVYDNLIIKDEWRASRESLKVPEEDPVERTRQYVIENNGSFETYIDQAKDFQSPDRNHSHAHSYSSIGEQPDYTAPPTTTHRPQTPPLDPSSANAMFGDFTNYLLKKDLISSRFTKFTDDPGIYGVWKTSFKNVLSELKATPDEEMALLTNWLGPESSRQAMNMRAANAHNPAGGLKRIWSRLDERYGAPELVESTLRKKIKNFPAISPKDSKRLYDLGDILSEIESVKEDERYKQMLSFYDTSWGVNPIVAKLPSHLQNKWFTRASRYKIENKKLFPPFSYFVRFIQEMSSTLNDPSFDIHATTEEVKPSGTQNKRQDKVFVKKTEVDTERKEVKCPLHESNSHSLNECRNFLRKNIVERRQLLKDYKMCFKCCKSTSHMARKCTATINCNECGSTRHSTALHDPINTSDKPRSPKPQGGEQAEKVTNKCTAICGEGVSGRSCAKTLLVDIYPEGQPGKSITVYAVLDDQSNRTLASSELLDALGIAGDEIRFTISSCAGTYQTSGRRVDGLVVRAMDGSSQHVLPTVIECDIPQDITETATPEVVAHQEHLRVLKDEIPPYRPECFMGLLIGRDVPDVHHVHEQIVGPRGSAFAQKLSLGWVVVGDVCLGKVHPPDSVTVYKTSIVSGRGTIFQPCESYMAVKESQQTDTVFAKTKDDEKVGYSVEDREFINIMKEECHMDDNGFWTAPLPFRNPRLKMPNNRKLAWKRATILDANLKKNTTKCEHFVKFMEKVLDSGAAEVAPPSSGEMWYLPIFGVYHPKKPEKIRGVFDSSAIYQGVSLNSMLMSGPNLTNSLLSILIRFRKDAYAITADIEQMFYRFLVKEEHRDYLRFLWYQNNDPTQELIDYRMKAHVFGNSPSPAVAMFSLCKSAEGADDDVKDFVEHDFYVDDAILSRPTADEAIDLIKRTQKVLRDNGNIRLHKITSNSAEVMNSFPEEDRCQGLKSLDLEEDVLPIQHSLGMSWDLNKDIFKFDVNVIEKTGTRRNMLSALNSIFDPIGFISPVTIHGRILLRELTTGTAWDEIISDEQQERWNAWTSSLQHLGDVQIPRMCVPISLTTAKSVQLHIYSDASEKAIAAVAYVTSKDDNETHTGFVMGKAKLAPSQGHSIPRLELCAAVLAVEVGETLSDALDIPLETIRYHSDSKVVLGYIYNKTRRFYNYVANRVERILQSTRSDQWSYVSTNKNPADQATRTSVTADKLDLSMWLQGPNPVCEDSETEKTLIDPDIDKEVRPEVVITSRKTSVEKNFSERFNKFSSWQRLSSGIAALKRAIRTSPTKPQILCDKIDMLRQSQEFIIGQVQRESYHEEMSCLKDGKPINANSSIRNLNPFLDSKGLLRVGGRLNKAELPVEETNPWILPGKSHVSRLIVLHYHESVCHQGRNITEGALRSNGFWIVGAKRLVSSIIHHCVKCRKLRGSVEIQQMADLPADRLQPGPPFTSVGVDAFGPWSVVTRKTRGGAANSKRLGILFTCLTSRAIHVEVVEEMSSSSFINALRRFVALRGNVREFRSDRGTNFIGATDSLHIDAINVTDSPVNKYLYNSGVVWKFNAPHSSHMGGVWERMIGLVRRILDSMLLGAASKCLTHEVLVTFMAEVCAIVNSRPVGPISTDPESPEILSPAVLLNQKVGQSDQISSVSVCEKDFYKSHWKRVQLLSDVFWKKWHDGYLQSLQQRRKWTNARPNVRVGDVILLKDKGLPRNEWSLGLVQNAIPSECDGKVRKAEVRVVRNGKSTVFVRPITEMVILVENSN